The following DNA comes from Halorhabdus tiamatea SARL4B.
TCACCGTCGAAGGAATGTCGTGTGAGCACTGCGAGCAAACCGTCGAGGAAGCGCTCGAAAACGTCGACGGCGTGACCGCCGCGACAGCCGACCGGGAAACCGACTCGGCAACTATCGAGGGGACGGCAGAACCAGCCGCGCTGGTCAATGCCGTCTCGGAAGCAGGCTACGACGCCGCAGCGTGACGACAGACGACCGCGAATCACGTTCTGCGCCCGAGAACAGAGCGTGTCGGTTGACTCCTGTTTTTCCCGATTCCGTTTGTCGTCTCGACGCCACCACAATGGGCGATCGATGAGGTATGAACACAAGCCAAGGGCCAGCTATTAGGCAGCCTTTTATATATTAGAATAGCTTACTTCGGGTTAATATTGCCCATTTTCGGCCCCAGGTTCTTTCTAACGCCCAAACAGC
Coding sequences within:
- a CDS encoding heavy-metal-associated domain-containing protein; this translates as MTQTITVEGMSCEHCEQTVEEALENVDGVTAATADRETDSATIEGTAEPAALVNAVSEAGYDAAA